The region GTGCAATGATGCAGTGATGTTGGTGTGgatcacactgcatcctgcatggtaaactcagctgctggaggtccctgcaaagtaaggggacatttcttgccctagggtaagccccagcagctgtaaTGGGGCAACATGAACCTACCAGCTACATCACTGGTACAAGTTTGTGTTGCCCAGtattggtggatcaggcccaggaggagggataggatgtGGCATGCACCAGCAATGtcaattctgccccctcccaggactgatCTCCCCACCCTGGTCACTCCCTTTTGTACTCCTGACTCCTGGTACCTAACCCTCCTCTGCCTTGTTCTGTCTTCACTGCTCAGTGCAGACCTCACGTTTTCTTGCTCATGCTGCTCCTTGTACCTGCGCATGCGAACCAGTGTGGGCatttgcaccagcactggcaatGGCTATGCTGTTGCAAGTACTGTATGTCGCAAGTACTATGTGGCATTTTTGCAAtggcaagcactggtgcagcacatGTTGTGCCAAAATGCATTCTGccgaggattgtgctgtaaggtccttgttatatcatctatatccggggtgcccaagccctggccctggggccacttgtggccctcaaggcctctcaatgcagccctcagggagcccccagtctccaatgagtctctggccctccagagatttgttggagcccacactggcccaaggcaactgctctcagtgtgacggcgactgcttgacctctcaagtgagctgtgggatgagggctcccctccactgcttattgtttcacttctgtgatgcagtagcagcagcaaaggaaaggccaaccttgctttgtgcaaggccttttataggccttgacctattgcaagacctccattcattcatataagttcacctttaatatattcatttatgtaaacatatgtaaatttattcaaattttaaatgtaaattaattcttttttttcctggcccccaacacagtgtcagagagatgatgtggccctcctgccaaaaactttggacacccctgatgcaTATGGACAACTGGGACCACTTTCTAGTCCAACACAGTCACACACTATGCCACACTGCAAACAGCTCTGTAGTCTTCTCCTTGCTTCTGCCCTTCAGAAATGTCCAGGCTTAAGGTTTTTACTTTGGCTCAAgcaaaggagaagggggaaatgcaCCCTGATAGATTTCTTGGGACCTTGCTGGGAACAGTGGCAGGTCCTCCCATACTCTTAAAAGAATGGGTTAATAAGCACACGAAAAATCCACATTTATTGATGAAATGTCAAAAAAGCATTCTTGGAGgcctacacaggcctacaaaattgagggtcagaaaagttttccccaacctttatggtggtttgatatgaatttggggtgcggattccaaaaatggcatccgttttgccctatcacgtctagttttggagatatagttaCCCTCATTagggaatggttcaagcagcttcctcatgaggaagccatggtgtaggcttcctcatgaggaagctgcttgaaccattcactaatgaggctatactgtatctccaaaactagacgtgatagggcaaaaaggatgccatttttggaatccgcaCCCCAAAAATACCTAGGAActagtgtaacgtttaaggaagcaaaatgtgcattgGCCTGTCTTATCTCAGACCAAATAATTTTGAGAGGGCCACTTTGATGtctttgtttctcatgctgtagataACTGGATTCAGCATGGGAGGAACCGTAGAATACATTATAGCAAATATAAAATCCATATGTGGAGGGGTATTGAAGGCTGGGCTGAGGTGTGCAATGGAAGATGTTAAAACAAGTGTGGAGAAGAccatgaggtggggaaggcaggttGAGAAGGCCTTTTTCCTTCCTTGTGCAGAAGGGATTCTCAGCACTGCCATCAGAATATGAATATAAGATATTATCACAAAAGTAAAGCATCCCAATACAGCAAGAATACTTATACAAATGGCAACCATTTCAGTTTGATATTGACTAGAGCAGTACAGCTTCAATAActgtgggatttcacagaagaactgattgacAATGTTGGAGCAGAGAGCAGTTGCAAAAGTGGCACCAGTATGCAACACTGAATTGAAAAGACCACCAATCCATGCACTAGCAATTATCTTCTTGCAGGCTCTCTTGTTCATTATCAATTCATATTGCAATGGGTTGCAAATGGCAACATATCGATCATAGGCCATCACTGTGAGAATGGAGAAATCTGATCCTGCAAAGAAGAGAAACAACAGGATTTGAGCTACGCATCCTGAATAAGTGATGTGTCTGGTGTTCAGGAGAGAATTGATCATGGATTTGGGGATAATGACTGAAACTTGTCCAAGGTCCTGCAGTGCCAggttcatcaggaagaagtacatgggggtgtgcaggcgACGGTCAAAGGCCACTGCggagatgatgagaaggttccccGTTACACCTGCCAGGTACAATACCAGGAAAATAAGGaagtggagaatctgcagttcccGGGTAGGTGAGAATTCCAGAAGCATAAATTCAGTTATGGATGTTTGATTATCCATGTTTTAATCTTTAATAAGTAACATGGCCAGGAATATAAGGaagtggagaatctgcagttcccGGCTCTTTGAAAATTCCAAGAGCAGGAACTCAGACACAGATGTATGATTATCCATTCTTCCCTTCATCTTTCAAAAAGCAGCATGACTTCTGCAGAGGAAAATACAGGGATAGATGTTAAATATGCTGCTTGCCCACTTCATTTTGGAAAGACTGAACAAGTGTCAAAGGTTCGGTGATGACAGATTTATAACTCACTTCCCCATATTCCCTATACAGGAGACTAAGCAGCTGCACTATAATCTCAGGGACAAACCGTCTTGTTTTCAATTCTtgtttccatatatatatatatatatatatatatatatatataatcttatTGCTATTGAGGAGCTGTAGTAGTGCTTTGTGGCACAATGCCTGTCCTCAAAACTGCTGATTttaaaaccatgttgaaatttgTAGCTTGTGAAATCAGTAAAATACACCCTGCATACATAGCATGGTCATAGCAGCTGCAGCTATCATTTAATGAACTCAGGAGAAGCTAATCTTAAAAGATAAGCTATAAATAGGAGTCTATTGCACCAATCAGTGTTTTTAATTCTAAGAAATCCCATCGTGCTTAAGCAGCCTTGAAACAATAAGAGAAATCAGTACTATCTAACTTAAAGTGACAGGActattgcatcctggacaactggtCCCATCAAATGTGTCccatttccttcccttctttttgcatcccagacatttgtgtccaatatatgcatatttatattaggtgtatttattttttaaatgcataggTAGGGTTATGATTAGGGCTTCTATTAAAAGCTTAGGATATAAAACAAGGGGTTTGTGCCCACTTACAgatagtttgttgcccagttatagtgggaaaCAAAATaattggaattaaaaaaaaaaaaagaaaaaaaaagaagcaagtgTCCAGGGACACgaatgaccaggacacatttcTCCAGGACAGTTTTCtaggacacaaataccctagtaccctaACTTATGTATCATTAATTTTGCATAGCTTCCACTCCCATTGAAAAATTCTGAAAACTCAGTTTCAAATTTGTGACCACTTAAATTCCTTCTATAAGTTTCATTTAAAGAACATTAATTCTGCAGGATTGTCATCTTGGTTATACACCACAGCATAAAAACATAAACTGTAAATTAAAAATACGTGCAATGCTGTATTTTTACACAAATTCCCTGGCAAGGATTCAGATCTGAAAAATATTAAGGCAAAATTATGCAGCAATTATTCTCTCACTTTTGTTGGATCCAATGTGAAACTACTATCCAAAGGAGTAGTAGCAAGTTTGCCTCATTGGGATATGTCTGTGGGATACTCTATTGGCAAACCTTCTGATTGGGTTGATAGAGTTTAGCATAGCTGCTTTAATTCATCCTCCCAATATCCACACATACATCTCAGATATGTCAAGACTTACCATCTTACCTCATACAGAGTCAATCCAATTTCTGATACATGTTCTTCTCCAGTGACTTATGATCATCCTTTATCTGCTGAGCAAAGCAAGGCATAGcatagagtctctctctctctctctcactctcactctcgcTCTCATTTTCTAAACCTGTTCTAAATTTGATGCAAACTGTCAACACCATGGGGAATAGTTTGTGCCCCTCTGTGGTTGACTCAGGCTTGCAACATAGCTAAGCAGAAAAGATCCACAGAGAAAAAACAATTTTTCTGTTCATATAACTACGACATTTGATGACATTTCTTCATGCAAACAAGGCAGTTGATGAGGTAGAATAATTTTTAGACTTCTTTTACACATTTTGACTCTTCTGCTGAGAGATGGACTTTCTGCTGAGTTTTCCAAAGCACAGGAGAAATACCCTGTTGCAGGACTCTTGCAGAGCTTTTGCCCCAGTTGACACAAGTAAGTAATCCAAGAATTAAGCGAGATGTGAGTTTTAAAACACATCATAGTCAATCTTATTTTCACTGTTATGGGCATGCTGGAGCATGTACGTGATCTGAATAAGGACCAGAGCGTGAAGTGACTGGATGACGTTTTTAGCCAGTACAACGTTTTCAACAGAGTTCTGAATAAGGACTGCAATAGGGGTGAAAGAATTTGAACCTTGCTTCACTTTTCATCCTCAAATCATACCCATCCCCAGTGATTCTTTGTTCAAAAGGAGACTCCTGGGGCAATAAGTCATTGTTGGTACAGCATGGTAATCATAAATGCAAGTGGTGACAGACATTTCCTCACAAAATGTTGTGAGGAAAATCTCCATCCGGTGTGACCTCAATTGGAATCTGCCCCCCTAACTACTCATTTAAAAAGTAAAGAAAGGAGGAATGAGATGGTAATGTGTTTAATGTTGAACCTAGTTTGATGATCAGAAGGGCTTCCAaccagaggcgtcactagggtttgcatcacccagtgagaGAGTTCATTGCATaatccccatgatggatctcctcctgtaCTAGGCcatataaaataaattattatatcATACTCCCAccttaaatgcagtggcatcacgaaGATTGCTGTAatcccatttatttatatatttatatttattgatatataacaatacaggtcacccaacaaaccaggaaccaacaaaaaaaccagtggccaacttgatgatgttCACACAACTGAATTGTATTAGCTCTAATAcaaggaaatgagaactgactcctACTagtaccttattggttccctgctatgtcataataacacctcattggctttcagaaaaatccatctcattggtcagttttgagtaaaggaaatccactttttgttacataaggcagttgttttctttttctggttaattggtcataacatttgatagaatacagataattccacacagtttgcttcatctcattctgcttgaaattccacatcacattatatgtaacatgatggtattctttgaaaacaccaagatttcacaattttggccagtagtgatgtcacccccctccGAGTGCTTTATCTGGTGCAATAtgcaccccccttagtgacaccactacaAATGGCCATAAAGCATTTCATTCACTAGTGGCTGGAGAtctacaactcaatcctatcctgcccccccccgccattgCTCTGGTTCAGCCACACTAAAAAGGAATGTTCTGTATCCACCAGGACTGGGTGGTGCAGGAGACTttgggaaaagggatttaaatctcctgtCCCCTCTGCGACCTTCCCATCCCACAGtggttctcataagaacataagaagagccctgctggatcaggccaaaggcccatgtagttcagcttcctgtatctcacagtggcccaccaaatgccccaggaagcacacaagacagcagacacaatcTGCGCTCCAGTGCCCTTGGATCTTCTCATCGAACCTTCTCCATCAATTTAACTGGAAGAAATCTGGGGAtgtaaagggggcagggaggctgctgccagaggggataggatccaatgcaTGCCATCACTGCTGAATCTGTCCCTTTCCATAACCTCCGCAACCCCCTgttgctccctcctccctctccagtttGCTCCCACTCTACTCTGTTCCTTGTCTCAAGGACAGGAAGCTCCTAAAAGGTAGAATTCTTTATACTTTTGACTAGCGTGACAGAGCAAGTTACAGCTGCTTGTGGAAGCAAATTAGATGTTTCTCTGAGGGAAggatgggagtcaattctgagaaGGCAAACTTTGTCTCTAAGTCAATGCTTTTGAATTTAATGCTCCCTTGGCATCAGCCTTGTCAAAAGCAGAAGGTGAATGGAACATAACCATGTACAGATGATGGCATGAAGTTGAGTAGCATGGAGGGAGAATCAATGTTTGAAGttgggagaggtggggggggtgtAGGTGACCTTATCCTCAGTCAAATGCCCAATTGTATCTTGTTTCTTTCCCATAGAAAATAATAGATAACCAAGAGCACAATGAACTCACTTAAAAATGAAAATCTAGACAGCACTCTTGGAGGATTAACTCACACCTAATAGTTTGGAGAGGGCCACTTTGATGtctttgtttctcatgctgtagataAATGGATTCAGCAGAGGTGGAACCATAGAATACATTATGGTAAGTACAAAATCCATATATGGAGGGGTATTGAAGGCTGAGCTGAAATGAGCAATGGAAGATGTAAACATAAATGTGGAGAAGACAATGAGATGGGGAAGACAAGTTGAGAAGGCCTTTTTCCTTCCCTGCTCAGATGGGATTCTCAGCACTGCCATAAAAATCATGACATACGTTGCAATGGTGAAAATAAAGCATCCTAAAGACCCGAGAAGACTTATGACAAGGACAATTATTTCAGCTTGGTAGGCTTTAGAGCAGTACAGCTTCAGTAACTGGGGGacttcacagaagaactgattgacCATATTGGAGCAGAAAGTTGCTGCAAAAGTGACACTGGTGTGCAACACTCCATAGAGAAGTCCGGCGAACCACACACTAGCAGTCATTTGCAGGCAAGCTCTCTTATTCATTATCATTTCATATTGCAATGGATTGCAAATGGCAACATATCGATCGTAGGCCATCACTGTAAGGAGAAAGAAATCTGATGCTACAAAGAAGAGGAACAAGAGGATCTGAGCGACACATTCGGAATAAGAGATGTGCCTGGTGTTCAGGAGAGAATTGATCATGGACTTGGGGATAATGACTGAAACTTGCCCAAGATCCTGCAAGGCCAggttcatcaggaagaagtacatgggggtgtgcagcTGGTGGTCAAAGGCCACTGCAGAGATGATGAGGAGGTTCCCCGTTATAGCTGCCAGGTACAATACCAGGAACAAAACGaagtggagaatctgcagttcaCGGGTAGATGAGAATTCCAGGAGCAGAAACTCAGACACGGACGTTTGATTATCCATTCTTTTTCTCTTGAAAAAGAGGGAAATACAGAGGGAAATACAGGGATAAGTGTTAAATATATAGCCTGTCCATCTCATTGTGGAGCGATTTATTGAACAAACGAGGAAGGTTCAGTGAAGACAGTGTTATGAGTCATGTAGCATCTTGTGGGCGGCTGTGGCTCAAGGGGGTCCATGAGGGATCTTAGCAGGGTCGTGCTGGGTCTGCCTCCCGACAATGGACCGGGCCAAATCCTAttgaattttccagtgccggtgctgctgtgccaatggggtgtgtgctgcaccctgtggtgtggaggcaatcacagaggcctcctcaaggtaagggaacatttgtttccttaccttgggactacattgcagctacaccggtgctggaaagttggataggattgggcccccagttgttAGACCTCAGATGGGATGTGGGGGAGGTGGTTGCATCACCCTGGTCCCTCtccattttcccttacctctcccaagcttccCAATTGCTCCTCCCCCAGCCTTTTTGACGTGGCTACATCAGTGGAGGGTGAGGATAGAATTGGATCCCTAACCTACTTGCTTTCAATTGTTCTTTTtagattttcatcctttttcagctTAAGGCACAGTATGAGGCACTTAAATGTTCTGGACACACCATCGGTTTTCTAACAATTAACAATACACTcagtgct is a window of Tiliqua scincoides isolate rTilSci1 chromosome 5, rTilSci1.hap2, whole genome shotgun sequence DNA encoding:
- the LOC136651127 gene encoding olfactory receptor 14J1-like, which produces MDNQTSITEFMLLEFSPTRELQILHFLIFLVLYLAGVTGNLLIISAVAFDRRLHTPMYFFLMNLALQDLGQVSVIIPKSMINSLLNTRHITYSGCVAQILLFLFFAGSDFSILTVMAYDRYVAICNPLQYELIMNKRACKKIIASAWIGGLFNSVLHTGATFATALCSNIVNQFFCEIPQLLKLYCSSQYQTEMVAICISILAVLGCFTFVIISYIHILMAVLRIPSAQGRKKAFSTCLPHLMVFSTLVLTSSIAHLSPAFNTPPHMDFIFAIMYSTVPPMLNPVIYSMRNKDIKVALSKLFGLR
- the LOC136652921 gene encoding olfactory receptor 14A16-like, with product MDNQTSVSEFLLLEFSSTRELQILHFVLFLVLYLAAITGNLLIISAVAFDHQLHTPMYFFLMNLALQDLGQVSVIIPKSMINSLLNTRHISYSECVAQILLFLFFVASDFFLLTVMAYDRYVAICNPLQYEMIMNKRACLQMTASVWFAGLLYGVLHTSVTFAATFCSNMVNQFFCEVPQLLKLYCSKAYQAEIIVLVISLLGSLGCFIFTIATYVMIFMAVLRIPSEQGRKKAFSTCLPHLIVFSTFMFTSSIAHFSSAFNTPPYMDFVLTIMYSMVPPLLNPFIYSMRNKDIKVALSKLLGVS